Proteins encoded in a region of the Zea mays cultivar B73 chromosome 2, Zm-B73-REFERENCE-NAM-5.0, whole genome shotgun sequence genome:
- the LOC103647205 gene encoding sterol 3-beta-glucosyltransferase UGT80A2 isoform X2: protein MKETSSSHVGGPGAEDVCSSSVSNNCFPQDEGTSSSEMINTECSETSSEVSGSERTRPEHSKKASSVLGKKISIRKKLKMFSRMATLKDDGTVVVDIPTTIEAASLDLHSEDHQDVAFGGEPLDSSDLQDRPPMQIAMLIVGTRGDVQPFIAIGKRLQDYGHRVRLATHANFKDFVMTTGLEFYPLGGDPKILAGYMVKNKGFLPATPSEIPIQRKQIRDIIFSLLPACKDPDIDTGVSFSADAIIANPAAYGHVHVAEALNIPIHIIFTMPWTPTCEFPHPFSHVKQPAGYRLSYQIVDSFVWLGIRDMINDLRKRKLKLRPVTYLSGTHAYSNDIPHAYIWSPYLVPKPKDYEPPETLLRWLGSGDSPIYIGFGSLPIPEPDKLTRIIVQALEISGQRGIINKGWGGLGNLEESKEFVYVLDNVPHDWLFLQCKAVVHHGGAGTTAAGLKAGCPTTIIPFFGDQFFWGSMVHARGLGAPPIPVEQLQLHSLIDAIKFMIDPKVKERAVELAKSIESEDGVDGAVKSFLKHLPQKRDSETTPTAPEPTFVHRLLHPVNRCFGMAS from the exons ATGAAGGAAACCAGCAGCAGCCATGTCGGCGGCCCCGGCGCTGAGGACGTCTGTTCCTCGTCCG TGTCCAACAATTGTTTCCCACAAGATGAGGGTACAAGCTCCAGCGAAATGATCAATACTGAATGCTCTGAGACGTCCTCAGAGGTGTCGGGTTCTGAAAGAACAAGACCTGAACATAGCAAAAAAGCATCTTCTGTACTTGGTAAGAAGATATCTATTAGAAAGAAG CTAAAAATGTTTAGTCGAATGGCTACATTGAAAGATGATGGAACTGTAGTTGTCGATATCCCTACTACTATTGAAGCTGCATCACTTGATCTTCATTCAGAGGATCACCAGGATGTGGCCTTTGGTGGCGAACCCTTGGACTCTTCAGATCTTCAGGATAGACCACCAATGCAAATTGCTATGCTGATTGTTGGTACAAGAGGGGATGTGCAGCCATTCATAGCTATAGGAAAACGTTTGCAG GACTACGGTCATCGTGTTAGATTAGCAACCCATGCCAACTTCAAGGACTTCGTGATGACTACTGGGTTGGAGTTTTATCCCCTTGGTGGAGACCCAAAAATTCTTGCTGGAT ACATGGTTAAGAACAAAGGATTCTTGCCTGCAACTCCATCAGAAATTCCTATCCAGCGCAAGCAGATTAGGGACATTATATTCTCCTTGCTTCCTGCTTGCAAGGACCCAGACATTGATACTGGTGTTTCTTTTAGTGCAGACGCCATAATAGCTAATCCAGCAGCATATG GACATGTACATGTGGCAGAGGCTCTCAATATACCGATTCACATAATTTTCACAATGCCGTGGAC GCCTACCTGTGAATTTCCGCATCCTTTCTCTCATGTGAAGCAACCTGCTGGATATAGA CTTTCATACCAGATTGTTGACTCTTTTGTCTGGCTTGGCATAAGGGATATGATAAATGATCTCCGAAAAAGGAAGTTGAAATTGAGACCAGTCACATACCTAAGCGGTACACATGCTTATTCGAATGATATTCCTCATGCATATATCTGGAGTCCTTACCTTGTCCCCAAACCAAAAG ATTATGAGCCTCCCGAGACCCTTTTGAGGTGGTTAGGGAGTGGTGACAGTCCTATTTATATTGGTTTTGGTAGCCTT CCAATTCCAGAACCAGATAAGTTGACAAGAATCATTGTCCAAGCACTTGAAATTTCTGGACAGAGAGGTATCATTAACAAGGGTTGGGGCGGGCTTGGAAACT TGGAAGAATCAAAGGAATTTGTGTATGTACTTGATAATGTTCCACATGATTGGCTCTTTTTGCAATGCAAAGCTGTG GTACACCATGGTGGTGCTGGCACTACTGCTGCTGGTCTTAAGGCTGGG TGCCCCACTACCATCATACCATTCTTTGGTGATCAATTCTTTTGGGGCAGCATGGTTCATGCCAGAGGATTGGGTGCACCACCTATACCCGTGGAGCAATTACAATTGCATTCGCTGATTGATGCAATCAAATTTATGATTGATCCTAAG GTAAAGGAACGAGCTGTTGAGCTAGCGAAGTCAATCGAATCAGAAGACGGTGTGGATGGGGCTGTAAAATCCTTTTTAAAACATCTTCCACAGAAAAGGGATTCCGAGACGACACCAACTGCGCCAGAGCCAACGTTCGTGCACCGGCTGCTTCACCCTGTAAACAGATGCTTTGGCATGGCATCCTAA
- the LOC103647205 gene encoding sterol 3-beta-glucosyltransferase UGT80A2 isoform X1 has protein sequence MKETSSSHVGGPGAEDVCSSSVSNNCFPQDEGTSSSEMINTECSETSSEVSGSERTRPEHSKKASSVLGKKISIRKKLKMFSRMATLKDDGTVVVDIPTTIEAASLDLHSEDHQDVAFGGEPLDSSDLQDRPPMQIAMLIVGTRGDVQPFIAIGKRLQDYGHRVRLATHANFKDFVMTTGLEFYPLGGDPKILAGYMVKNKGFLPATPSEIPIQRKQIRDIIFSLLPACKDPDIDTGVSFSADAIIANPAAYGHVHVAEALNIPIHIIFTMPWTPTCEFPHPFSHVKQPAGYRLSYQIVDSFVWLGIRDMINDLRKRKLKLRPVTYLSGTHAYSNDIPHAYIWSPYLVPKPKDWGPKIDVVGFCFLDLASDYEPPETLLRWLGSGDSPIYIGFGSLPIPEPDKLTRIIVQALEISGQRGIINKGWGGLGNLEESKEFVYVLDNVPHDWLFLQCKAVVHHGGAGTTAAGLKAGCPTTIIPFFGDQFFWGSMVHARGLGAPPIPVEQLQLHSLIDAIKFMIDPKVKERAVELAKSIESEDGVDGAVKSFLKHLPQKRDSETTPTAPEPTFVHRLLHPVNRCFGMAS, from the exons ATGAAGGAAACCAGCAGCAGCCATGTCGGCGGCCCCGGCGCTGAGGACGTCTGTTCCTCGTCCG TGTCCAACAATTGTTTCCCACAAGATGAGGGTACAAGCTCCAGCGAAATGATCAATACTGAATGCTCTGAGACGTCCTCAGAGGTGTCGGGTTCTGAAAGAACAAGACCTGAACATAGCAAAAAAGCATCTTCTGTACTTGGTAAGAAGATATCTATTAGAAAGAAG CTAAAAATGTTTAGTCGAATGGCTACATTGAAAGATGATGGAACTGTAGTTGTCGATATCCCTACTACTATTGAAGCTGCATCACTTGATCTTCATTCAGAGGATCACCAGGATGTGGCCTTTGGTGGCGAACCCTTGGACTCTTCAGATCTTCAGGATAGACCACCAATGCAAATTGCTATGCTGATTGTTGGTACAAGAGGGGATGTGCAGCCATTCATAGCTATAGGAAAACGTTTGCAG GACTACGGTCATCGTGTTAGATTAGCAACCCATGCCAACTTCAAGGACTTCGTGATGACTACTGGGTTGGAGTTTTATCCCCTTGGTGGAGACCCAAAAATTCTTGCTGGAT ACATGGTTAAGAACAAAGGATTCTTGCCTGCAACTCCATCAGAAATTCCTATCCAGCGCAAGCAGATTAGGGACATTATATTCTCCTTGCTTCCTGCTTGCAAGGACCCAGACATTGATACTGGTGTTTCTTTTAGTGCAGACGCCATAATAGCTAATCCAGCAGCATATG GACATGTACATGTGGCAGAGGCTCTCAATATACCGATTCACATAATTTTCACAATGCCGTGGAC GCCTACCTGTGAATTTCCGCATCCTTTCTCTCATGTGAAGCAACCTGCTGGATATAGA CTTTCATACCAGATTGTTGACTCTTTTGTCTGGCTTGGCATAAGGGATATGATAAATGATCTCCGAAAAAGGAAGTTGAAATTGAGACCAGTCACATACCTAAGCGGTACACATGCTTATTCGAATGATATTCCTCATGCATATATCTGGAGTCCTTACCTTGTCCCCAAACCAAAAG ACTGGGGACCTAAGATTGATGTTGTTGGATTTTGTTTCCTTGATCTTGCTTCAGATTATGAGCCTCCCGAGACCCTTTTGAGGTGGTTAGGGAGTGGTGACAGTCCTATTTATATTGGTTTTGGTAGCCTT CCAATTCCAGAACCAGATAAGTTGACAAGAATCATTGTCCAAGCACTTGAAATTTCTGGACAGAGAGGTATCATTAACAAGGGTTGGGGCGGGCTTGGAAACT TGGAAGAATCAAAGGAATTTGTGTATGTACTTGATAATGTTCCACATGATTGGCTCTTTTTGCAATGCAAAGCTGTG GTACACCATGGTGGTGCTGGCACTACTGCTGCTGGTCTTAAGGCTGGG TGCCCCACTACCATCATACCATTCTTTGGTGATCAATTCTTTTGGGGCAGCATGGTTCATGCCAGAGGATTGGGTGCACCACCTATACCCGTGGAGCAATTACAATTGCATTCGCTGATTGATGCAATCAAATTTATGATTGATCCTAAG GTAAAGGAACGAGCTGTTGAGCTAGCGAAGTCAATCGAATCAGAAGACGGTGTGGATGGGGCTGTAAAATCCTTTTTAAAACATCTTCCACAGAAAAGGGATTCCGAGACGACACCAACTGCGCCAGAGCCAACGTTCGTGCACCGGCTGCTTCACCCTGTAAACAGATGCTTTGGCATGGCATCCTAA
- the LOC103647205 gene encoding sterol 3-beta-glucosyltransferase UGT80A2 isoform X5 codes for MVKNKGFLPATPSEIPIQRKQIRDIIFSLLPACKDPDIDTGVSFSADAIIANPAAYGHVHVAEALNIPIHIIFTMPWTPTCEFPHPFSHVKQPAGYRLSYQIVDSFVWLGIRDMINDLRKRKLKLRPVTYLSGTHAYSNDIPHAYIWSPYLVPKPKDWGPKIDVVGFCFLDLASDYEPPETLLRWLGSGDSPIYIGFGSLPIPEPDKLTRIIVQALEISGQRGIINKGWGGLGNLEESKEFVYVLDNVPHDWLFLQCKAVVHHGGAGTTAAGLKAGCPTTIIPFFGDQFFWGSMVHARGLGAPPIPVEQLQLHSLIDAIKFMIDPKVKERAVELAKSIESEDGVDGAVKSFLKHLPQKRDSETTPTAPEPTFVHRLLHPVNRCFGMAS; via the exons ATGGTTAAGAACAAAGGATTCTTGCCTGCAACTCCATCAGAAATTCCTATCCAGCGCAAGCAGATTAGGGACATTATATTCTCCTTGCTTCCTGCTTGCAAGGACCCAGACATTGATACTGGTGTTTCTTTTAGTGCAGACGCCATAATAGCTAATCCAGCAGCATATG GACATGTACATGTGGCAGAGGCTCTCAATATACCGATTCACATAATTTTCACAATGCCGTGGAC GCCTACCTGTGAATTTCCGCATCCTTTCTCTCATGTGAAGCAACCTGCTGGATATAGA CTTTCATACCAGATTGTTGACTCTTTTGTCTGGCTTGGCATAAGGGATATGATAAATGATCTCCGAAAAAGGAAGTTGAAATTGAGACCAGTCACATACCTAAGCGGTACACATGCTTATTCGAATGATATTCCTCATGCATATATCTGGAGTCCTTACCTTGTCCCCAAACCAAAAG ACTGGGGACCTAAGATTGATGTTGTTGGATTTTGTTTCCTTGATCTTGCTTCAGATTATGAGCCTCCCGAGACCCTTTTGAGGTGGTTAGGGAGTGGTGACAGTCCTATTTATATTGGTTTTGGTAGCCTT CCAATTCCAGAACCAGATAAGTTGACAAGAATCATTGTCCAAGCACTTGAAATTTCTGGACAGAGAGGTATCATTAACAAGGGTTGGGGCGGGCTTGGAAACT TGGAAGAATCAAAGGAATTTGTGTATGTACTTGATAATGTTCCACATGATTGGCTCTTTTTGCAATGCAAAGCTGTG GTACACCATGGTGGTGCTGGCACTACTGCTGCTGGTCTTAAGGCTGGG TGCCCCACTACCATCATACCATTCTTTGGTGATCAATTCTTTTGGGGCAGCATGGTTCATGCCAGAGGATTGGGTGCACCACCTATACCCGTGGAGCAATTACAATTGCATTCGCTGATTGATGCAATCAAATTTATGATTGATCCTAAG GTAAAGGAACGAGCTGTTGAGCTAGCGAAGTCAATCGAATCAGAAGACGGTGTGGATGGGGCTGTAAAATCCTTTTTAAAACATCTTCCACAGAAAAGGGATTCCGAGACGACACCAACTGCGCCAGAGCCAACGTTCGTGCACCGGCTGCTTCACCCTGTAAACAGATGCTTTGGCATGGCATCCTAA
- the LOC103647205 gene encoding sterol 3-beta-glucosyltransferase UGT80A2 isoform X4 codes for MFSRMATLKDDGTVVVDIPTTIEAASLDLHSEDHQDVAFGGEPLDSSDLQDRPPMQIAMLIVGTRGDVQPFIAIGKRLQDYGHRVRLATHANFKDFVMTTGLEFYPLGGDPKILAGYMVKNKGFLPATPSEIPIQRKQIRDIIFSLLPACKDPDIDTGVSFSADAIIANPAAYGHVHVAEALNIPIHIIFTMPWTPTCEFPHPFSHVKQPAGYRLSYQIVDSFVWLGIRDMINDLRKRKLKLRPVTYLSGTHAYSNDIPHAYIWSPYLVPKPKDYEPPETLLRWLGSGDSPIYIGFGSLPIPEPDKLTRIIVQALEISGQRGIINKGWGGLGNLEESKEFVYVLDNVPHDWLFLQCKAVVHHGGAGTTAAGLKAGCPTTIIPFFGDQFFWGSMVHARGLGAPPIPVEQLQLHSLIDAIKFMIDPKVKERAVELAKSIESEDGVDGAVKSFLKHLPQKRDSETTPTAPEPTFVHRLLHPVNRCFGMAS; via the exons ATGTTTAGTCGAATGGCTACATTGAAAGATGATGGAACTGTAGTTGTCGATATCCCTACTACTATTGAAGCTGCATCACTTGATCTTCATTCAGAGGATCACCAGGATGTGGCCTTTGGTGGCGAACCCTTGGACTCTTCAGATCTTCAGGATAGACCACCAATGCAAATTGCTATGCTGATTGTTGGTACAAGAGGGGATGTGCAGCCATTCATAGCTATAGGAAAACGTTTGCAG GACTACGGTCATCGTGTTAGATTAGCAACCCATGCCAACTTCAAGGACTTCGTGATGACTACTGGGTTGGAGTTTTATCCCCTTGGTGGAGACCCAAAAATTCTTGCTGGAT ACATGGTTAAGAACAAAGGATTCTTGCCTGCAACTCCATCAGAAATTCCTATCCAGCGCAAGCAGATTAGGGACATTATATTCTCCTTGCTTCCTGCTTGCAAGGACCCAGACATTGATACTGGTGTTTCTTTTAGTGCAGACGCCATAATAGCTAATCCAGCAGCATATG GACATGTACATGTGGCAGAGGCTCTCAATATACCGATTCACATAATTTTCACAATGCCGTGGAC GCCTACCTGTGAATTTCCGCATCCTTTCTCTCATGTGAAGCAACCTGCTGGATATAGA CTTTCATACCAGATTGTTGACTCTTTTGTCTGGCTTGGCATAAGGGATATGATAAATGATCTCCGAAAAAGGAAGTTGAAATTGAGACCAGTCACATACCTAAGCGGTACACATGCTTATTCGAATGATATTCCTCATGCATATATCTGGAGTCCTTACCTTGTCCCCAAACCAAAAG ATTATGAGCCTCCCGAGACCCTTTTGAGGTGGTTAGGGAGTGGTGACAGTCCTATTTATATTGGTTTTGGTAGCCTT CCAATTCCAGAACCAGATAAGTTGACAAGAATCATTGTCCAAGCACTTGAAATTTCTGGACAGAGAGGTATCATTAACAAGGGTTGGGGCGGGCTTGGAAACT TGGAAGAATCAAAGGAATTTGTGTATGTACTTGATAATGTTCCACATGATTGGCTCTTTTTGCAATGCAAAGCTGTG GTACACCATGGTGGTGCTGGCACTACTGCTGCTGGTCTTAAGGCTGGG TGCCCCACTACCATCATACCATTCTTTGGTGATCAATTCTTTTGGGGCAGCATGGTTCATGCCAGAGGATTGGGTGCACCACCTATACCCGTGGAGCAATTACAATTGCATTCGCTGATTGATGCAATCAAATTTATGATTGATCCTAAG GTAAAGGAACGAGCTGTTGAGCTAGCGAAGTCAATCGAATCAGAAGACGGTGTGGATGGGGCTGTAAAATCCTTTTTAAAACATCTTCCACAGAAAAGGGATTCCGAGACGACACCAACTGCGCCAGAGCCAACGTTCGTGCACCGGCTGCTTCACCCTGTAAACAGATGCTTTGGCATGGCATCCTAA
- the LOC103647205 gene encoding sterol 3-beta-glucosyltransferase UGT80A2 isoform X3, giving the protein MFSRMATLKDDGTVVVDIPTTIEAASLDLHSEDHQDVAFGGEPLDSSDLQDRPPMQIAMLIVGTRGDVQPFIAIGKRLQDYGHRVRLATHANFKDFVMTTGLEFYPLGGDPKILAGYMVKNKGFLPATPSEIPIQRKQIRDIIFSLLPACKDPDIDTGVSFSADAIIANPAAYGHVHVAEALNIPIHIIFTMPWTPTCEFPHPFSHVKQPAGYRLSYQIVDSFVWLGIRDMINDLRKRKLKLRPVTYLSGTHAYSNDIPHAYIWSPYLVPKPKDWGPKIDVVGFCFLDLASDYEPPETLLRWLGSGDSPIYIGFGSLPIPEPDKLTRIIVQALEISGQRGIINKGWGGLGNLEESKEFVYVLDNVPHDWLFLQCKAVVHHGGAGTTAAGLKAGCPTTIIPFFGDQFFWGSMVHARGLGAPPIPVEQLQLHSLIDAIKFMIDPKVKERAVELAKSIESEDGVDGAVKSFLKHLPQKRDSETTPTAPEPTFVHRLLHPVNRCFGMAS; this is encoded by the exons ATGTTTAGTCGAATGGCTACATTGAAAGATGATGGAACTGTAGTTGTCGATATCCCTACTACTATTGAAGCTGCATCACTTGATCTTCATTCAGAGGATCACCAGGATGTGGCCTTTGGTGGCGAACCCTTGGACTCTTCAGATCTTCAGGATAGACCACCAATGCAAATTGCTATGCTGATTGTTGGTACAAGAGGGGATGTGCAGCCATTCATAGCTATAGGAAAACGTTTGCAG GACTACGGTCATCGTGTTAGATTAGCAACCCATGCCAACTTCAAGGACTTCGTGATGACTACTGGGTTGGAGTTTTATCCCCTTGGTGGAGACCCAAAAATTCTTGCTGGAT ACATGGTTAAGAACAAAGGATTCTTGCCTGCAACTCCATCAGAAATTCCTATCCAGCGCAAGCAGATTAGGGACATTATATTCTCCTTGCTTCCTGCTTGCAAGGACCCAGACATTGATACTGGTGTTTCTTTTAGTGCAGACGCCATAATAGCTAATCCAGCAGCATATG GACATGTACATGTGGCAGAGGCTCTCAATATACCGATTCACATAATTTTCACAATGCCGTGGAC GCCTACCTGTGAATTTCCGCATCCTTTCTCTCATGTGAAGCAACCTGCTGGATATAGA CTTTCATACCAGATTGTTGACTCTTTTGTCTGGCTTGGCATAAGGGATATGATAAATGATCTCCGAAAAAGGAAGTTGAAATTGAGACCAGTCACATACCTAAGCGGTACACATGCTTATTCGAATGATATTCCTCATGCATATATCTGGAGTCCTTACCTTGTCCCCAAACCAAAAG ACTGGGGACCTAAGATTGATGTTGTTGGATTTTGTTTCCTTGATCTTGCTTCAGATTATGAGCCTCCCGAGACCCTTTTGAGGTGGTTAGGGAGTGGTGACAGTCCTATTTATATTGGTTTTGGTAGCCTT CCAATTCCAGAACCAGATAAGTTGACAAGAATCATTGTCCAAGCACTTGAAATTTCTGGACAGAGAGGTATCATTAACAAGGGTTGGGGCGGGCTTGGAAACT TGGAAGAATCAAAGGAATTTGTGTATGTACTTGATAATGTTCCACATGATTGGCTCTTTTTGCAATGCAAAGCTGTG GTACACCATGGTGGTGCTGGCACTACTGCTGCTGGTCTTAAGGCTGGG TGCCCCACTACCATCATACCATTCTTTGGTGATCAATTCTTTTGGGGCAGCATGGTTCATGCCAGAGGATTGGGTGCACCACCTATACCCGTGGAGCAATTACAATTGCATTCGCTGATTGATGCAATCAAATTTATGATTGATCCTAAG GTAAAGGAACGAGCTGTTGAGCTAGCGAAGTCAATCGAATCAGAAGACGGTGTGGATGGGGCTGTAAAATCCTTTTTAAAACATCTTCCACAGAAAAGGGATTCCGAGACGACACCAACTGCGCCAGAGCCAACGTTCGTGCACCGGCTGCTTCACCCTGTAAACAGATGCTTTGGCATGGCATCCTAA